In Rhizorhabdus phycosphaerae, the genomic stretch CACGCGCGGGGACGGCACAATCACGGGCAAAGCCCGGTTCGACCTATCCGCCGAGGCTGGGCTGGGCATGGATGTTGCGATCGATGCCAACGACGCCCAGCTGATCAATCGCGACGATATCGGCGCGACCGTCACGGGCCCCGTGCGCTTCGTCTCGAACGGAAACGGCGGCACGATCTCGGGCGACGTCAGGCTGGTCAAGGGTCGCTTCCAGCTGGGCCGAGCCGCTGCGGTCGCGACGATACCCCAGTTCGCGACGGTCGAACTCAACCGCCCCGACGATGAGAATGAGGTGCGTCGCCGGGCGCCGTGGAGGCTCGATATCAAGATGGCGGCGCGCAACCAGCTGACGGTGTCGGGCCTGGGACTCGACAGCGAATGGCGTGGCCAGCTCGACCTCGGCGGAACGATCGAGAATCCCTCGATCCGCGGGCGCATGGACCTCGTCCGGGGCGGCTATGAGTTCGCCGGCCGACGTTTCGATCTCGATCGCGGAGCGATCCGCTTCCTGGGCGAGACGCCGCCCGACCCGCTGCTCGACATCACCGCCAAGGCCAATCTCAATGGCGTCAGCGCGACGATCGGCGTGGCGGGGACTGGGCTGAAGCCCGAGATCAGCTTCACCAGCATTCCGGCGCTGCCCGAAGATGAACTTCTGTCGCGCCTGCTGTTCGGCACCTCGATTACCAACCTGTCGGCGCCCGAGGCCTTGCAGCTTGCCGCTGCGGTCAGTTCGCTACGCGGCGGCGGAGGCGGGCTCAATCCGATCAATGCCGTCCGCAAGGCGGCGGGCCTCGACCGGCTGCGCATCCTTCCGGCCGATCCGACGATCGGCATCGGCACGTCGATCGCCGCCGGCAAATATATCGGCCGGCGGACCTTCGTCGAGGTGATCAGCGATGGGCAGGGCTATTCGGCGACGCGCATCGAGTTCCAGTTGACCCGCTGGCTATCGCTGTTGTCGAGCATCTCGACCATCGGTCGGCAGAGCGCCAGCGTCAGGGTGTCGAAGGACTATTGATCCACTCTCGGTGGGAGCGCGGCTAGCTCAGCGCGGGCCGGCGGGAACGGGGTGGTGCGCCTGGAACAGCTTGCCGCGTTCGGCGACGAGCACGATGATCAGCGCCGTCGAAGATCCCAGCAGGAAGCCGAGGGTGAGGGGCAGGGTGGTCCCCTGGAAGGACTGGCCGATGGCGAGGCCGATCAGCGTCCCCACCACGCTCTGCATGAACCCCTGGATCGACGCGGCGGTGCCGGCGATCGTGCCCATGCGCTCCATCGCCATAGATCCGAAATTCGACCCCGTCAGCCCGAACAGGAACATGGTCAGCCCCTGCAGCACCGCGAAGGTCCAGATCGTCTCATGGCCGGTCGCGACGATCGTGAGCCGTACGAGGCAGAGCAGAATCATCGCGATCAAGGCCGTGTGCGACACCATCCGGGTGCCCAATCGCTCTACGATCCGGGAATTGATCAGCGCGGCGATCGCCATCATTCCCGCGATCAGGCCGAAGCCGGGGGCGAAATATTGCGGCGCGTTGAAGCTGTGGGCGAAGATCTGCTGGGCGCTGTTCAGAAAGCCTACCAAACCGCCATAGATGACCGCCGACGACAGTGCATAGCCGAGCGAGCAACGATCGCCGAGCGTCATCCGCGTCGCCTGTGCGATCGAGGCGAAGCCGATCGAGCGGCGGTTGTCGGGGGAGAGGGTCTCCGGAAGGCGGAGCGCCGCCCAGGCGCAGACGAACAGGCTGAAGCCGCCGAGCAGGTAGAATATCCAGTGCCACGGCGCGACCAGCAGGATGAGCTCGCCGAGCGTCGGCGCCGCGATCGGCACGGCGAGGAAGACCATGAAGCAGAGCGAGGTCACCCGCGCCATCCTGCGGCCCGCATAGCAGTCGCGGATGATCGAGATCGACAGGATCCGCGTCGAGGCGGCGACGAAGCCCTGCAGACCGCGCGACACGAGAAGCAGCTCGAAGCTTCCGGCATGCGCCGCGATGAAGCTCGTGATCGCGTATATTCCGAGGGTCGAGAAAAGCACGGGGCGGCGCCCGAAGCGGTCGGCGAGCGGCCCGAAGATGAGCTGGCCGAAGCCGAACGCGCCGATATAGATGGCGACCACCAGCTGCTGGTGGTTCTCTACCGTCAGCCCCAGTTCCGATCCGATCCTGCCGAGGGCAGGCAGCATGATGTCGATGCCCAGCGCGTTGACCGCCATGAGCGATGCCATCAACGCCACGAACTCGCCGAAAGGCAAGCCGTGCGACCTGTTGTCGTCCTGGATGGTCTGGGGAGCGTTCATCGGAAAATCCAGTGGCGCCTTAGGCTTGCGGGCGGACGCTGGCAACCCGGTGAGGCAGGCCAAAGAGAAAGGGCCCCGGAGCCGAAGCTCCGGAGCCCTCGTCTTTGCCGGTGAAGGCGAAGATCAGTTCGAGAAGTACATGTCGAACTCGACCGGGCTCGGGGTCATCTCCCAACGGGCGACTTCCGGCCATTTGAGCTCGATATAGGACTCGATCTGGTCCTCGGTGAACACGCCGCCCTTGGTGAGGAAGGCATGGTCGGCCTGCAGCGAGTTGAGCGCTTCGCGCAGCGAACCGCAGACGGTCGGAACCTGGGCGAGCTCTTCCGGCGGAAGATCGTACAGGTTCTTGTCCATCGCCTCG encodes the following:
- a CDS encoding multidrug effflux MFS transporter; this translates as MNAPQTIQDDNRSHGLPFGEFVALMASLMAVNALGIDIMLPALGRIGSELGLTVENHQQLVVAIYIGAFGFGQLIFGPLADRFGRRPVLFSTLGIYAITSFIAAHAGSFELLLVSRGLQGFVAASTRILSISIIRDCYAGRRMARVTSLCFMVFLAVPIAAPTLGELILLVAPWHWIFYLLGGFSLFVCAWAALRLPETLSPDNRRSIGFASIAQATRMTLGDRCSLGYALSSAVIYGGLVGFLNSAQQIFAHSFNAPQYFAPGFGLIAGMMAIAALINSRIVERLGTRMVSHTALIAMILLCLVRLTIVATGHETIWTFAVLQGLTMFLFGLTGSNFGSMAMERMGTIAGTAASIQGFMQSVVGTLIGLAIGQSFQGTTLPLTLGFLLGSSTALIIVLVAERGKLFQAHHPVPAGPR